One stretch of Miscanthus floridulus cultivar M001 chromosome 18, ASM1932011v1, whole genome shotgun sequence DNA includes these proteins:
- the LOC136522543 gene encoding uncharacterized protein, with protein MGRGRGRGRKQLTNGRSRTHEDKGSSGEEVVVPARKRRGRPQKRVAAEKIIEAEMKKLEVAADDGDVDYVVGAGDGAKLKGSRTEHASAGAGGNKRNRVPKEEEESNLDVEENSSSTRSSNDELIRSNGFRQSGSRRKSIPRRAAEAGL; from the coding sequence ATGGGTAGGGGGAGAGGCAGAGGGAGGAAGCAGCTCACCAACGGCAGGAGCAGGACCCACGAGGACAAGGGGAGCAGCGGCGAGGAGGTCGTCGTGCCTGCAAGGAAGAGGAGGGGACGGCCGCAGAAGCGTGTCGCTGCTGAGAAGATCATTGAAGCAGAGATGAAGAAACTGGAGGTGGCCGCCGACGATGGCGACGTGGACTACGTGGTGGGAGCAGGGGATGGTGCCAAGCTGAAGGGTTCAAGAACAGAGCATGCTTCCGCAGGAGCTGGTGGCAACAAGAGGAACAGGGTGCCCAAGGAAGAAGAGGAATCAAATCTTGACGTCGAGGAGAACAGCTCCAGCACTCGGTCCAGCAATGATGAGTTGATCAGGTCCAATGGCTTCCGGCAGTCAGGAAGCCGCCGGAAGAGCATcccacggcgagcggcggaggcaGGGCTATAG